In one window of Thalassotalea agarivorans DNA:
- the glnK gene encoding P-II family nitrogen regulator yields the protein MKLINAIIKPFKLDDVREAISEVGVEGLTVSEVKGFGRQKGHTELYRGAEYQVDFLPKVKLEIAVNDDLVERLVEAITKAAYTGKIGDGKIFVYDLEQAVRIRTGESDVAAL from the coding sequence ATGAAACTCATAAACGCAATCATAAAGCCTTTTAAGCTTGACGATGTTCGTGAAGCTATTTCAGAGGTTGGTGTTGAAGGCCTTACGGTCAGCGAAGTTAAGGGATTTGGCCGTCAAAAAGGTCACACGGAATTGTATCGTGGTGCAGAATATCAAGTAGATTTCTTACCAAAAGTAAAATTAGAAATTGCAGTAAATGATGACTTAGTAGAGCGCTTAGTAGAAGCGATCACAAAAGCTGCTTACACCGGCAAAATCGGTGACGGCAAGATATTTGTTTACGATTTAGAGCAAGCTGTGCGTATCCGTACAGGTGAATCAGATGTAGCGGCGCTGTAG
- a CDS encoding TonB-dependent receptor domain-containing protein, with amino-acid sequence MRELNLLARSVKTALLFGAVGSFGAFAAQEEAAAEQTVAVQEQVAQETAILEEEDETEKIQVTGSRIRKAEFDSASPVQVISGDLSRELGLFSAGDMLQQTNQASGLQIDNTFGGFVLDNGPGASTVGFRGLGAERTLVLINGRRMAPAGVGGAPTSADLNLIPGVMIQRVENLYDGASTVYGSDAVAGVANIILKQDVEGFEVQAYRNAPKGGEGARTTVSGMYGTSSDNGYFTIGAEYTLEEAQSYAGNPFAKGCEERIWETEDGRIIKRNSGLGALPTADTCDIFPLTNRMQDQFFWGSLYYTPGYTNTGIPNFSESSVPSIYANLLPTWVPGDFNQDGVIDLNNGDGVTVDGNGDGYQDFDFQDPLYAYQQSDYYKSGDYRSENKRFSVIANGEYNLQDSMDTTIYGEALFAKRESPIFSPGAQIFQWVPSNNPFNPCNPNGLNGVDCFGVLGFGPGGPQAVRPILNIRGDRDRVDVEVSQYRLVTGITGNITDTWYYDAFISYSASSGKDTRTGVGEAQLINSLDAVVNADGSVSCADTSDGCVPTNFFRPGLWQAGGGYLTPASYDYLMLDRVMETDVSQFIVSGFVGGEFLTLPWNNETVNGVVGIEFRKDEIKSNPNDVAAGVDGSQLWGYFSDLGADGSRNLKEAFAEFDFPLVRGMTAVEELTFTASGRISDESYYDPATTYSLKGVYRPVEWVTLRGTQGTSYRAPNLRERFINGTTGFNTVTDPCVVPDDARVQDPSDPSAPPTYDPTLDQRDPSVLAACQSDGVDPTSLGMGQNGTPEFTSSYSAEVVTGGSTQVVEETSTAKTYGFIIEQPFSEEFELTLSMTRYDIEVKNSIAEPSAAYSVNQCYSAGGITAFCDRIDRDSADGRISLVDQSFINIGLITSKGYDYNIYYNQDFVLGDENLGVTLDVQATKMTEALYDVLGTVDDDLGEPDYPEWRAFARMQFEYSDFRFNWETRFIGKGQEDQFNADGDELNPFYELSNGCTGLYNDDGSNLMCREKDFTEDYFVHNMSVSWSTDNYLLSVGVRNVFNEAPPQVDPSGSFSNTNIPLGVGYDTYGRTPYINFSASF; translated from the coding sequence GTGAGAGAATTAAACCTACTGGCTCGTAGTGTAAAAACTGCGTTGCTTTTCGGTGCTGTTGGGAGCTTTGGTGCTTTCGCTGCACAAGAAGAAGCGGCAGCCGAGCAAACTGTTGCAGTGCAAGAACAAGTTGCACAAGAAACAGCTATTTTAGAGGAAGAAGATGAAACGGAAAAAATTCAGGTTACGGGTTCTCGTATTCGTAAAGCTGAATTTGACAGTGCTTCTCCAGTCCAAGTTATCAGTGGTGACCTATCTCGTGAATTAGGTCTTTTCAGTGCCGGTGATATGCTTCAACAAACTAACCAAGCTTCTGGTCTTCAAATCGATAACACTTTTGGTGGTTTCGTATTAGATAATGGCCCGGGTGCTTCAACTGTTGGTTTCCGTGGTTTAGGTGCAGAGCGTACGTTAGTACTTATCAATGGTCGTCGTATGGCGCCTGCAGGTGTAGGTGGCGCACCAACGTCTGCTGACCTTAACCTTATTCCAGGTGTAATGATTCAACGAGTTGAGAATTTATATGATGGTGCTTCTACCGTATATGGTTCTGATGCTGTTGCTGGTGTTGCAAACATTATCTTGAAGCAAGACGTTGAAGGATTTGAAGTACAAGCATACCGTAATGCGCCGAAAGGCGGTGAAGGTGCTCGTACAACTGTATCAGGTATGTATGGTACTTCATCAGATAATGGTTATTTCACTATCGGTGCAGAATATACGTTAGAAGAAGCGCAATCTTATGCAGGTAACCCATTTGCGAAAGGTTGTGAAGAGCGAATTTGGGAAACTGAAGACGGTCGTATTATCAAGCGTAACTCAGGTTTAGGTGCACTTCCTACAGCCGATACGTGTGATATATTCCCACTAACAAACCGTATGCAAGACCAGTTCTTCTGGGGTAGTCTGTACTATACACCTGGTTATACTAACACGGGTATTCCAAACTTCTCAGAATCATCAGTGCCTTCAATTTACGCAAACTTATTGCCTACATGGGTACCTGGTGACTTTAACCAAGACGGTGTTATTGATCTTAACAACGGTGACGGTGTAACTGTTGATGGAAATGGCGATGGTTATCAAGATTTTGATTTCCAAGACCCATTATATGCTTATCAGCAATCAGACTATTACAAGTCAGGTGATTATCGCAGCGAAAACAAACGTTTCTCTGTAATCGCTAACGGTGAATACAATCTCCAAGATAGCATGGATACAACGATTTATGGTGAAGCATTATTTGCAAAACGTGAATCGCCAATCTTTTCGCCTGGCGCGCAAATTTTCCAATGGGTACCTTCAAATAACCCATTCAACCCTTGTAATCCTAATGGCCTAAATGGTGTTGACTGTTTTGGTGTACTTGGATTTGGTCCAGGTGGTCCACAAGCGGTTAGACCTATATTGAATATCCGTGGTGACAGAGACAGAGTTGATGTTGAAGTATCACAATACCGTTTAGTGACAGGTATTACAGGTAACATCACAGACACTTGGTACTATGACGCGTTTATTTCATACAGTGCTTCTTCTGGTAAAGATACTCGTACGGGTGTTGGTGAAGCGCAGTTAATCAACTCTTTAGATGCCGTTGTTAATGCAGACGGTTCAGTATCTTGTGCTGATACATCTGATGGTTGTGTACCAACAAACTTCTTCCGTCCAGGTTTATGGCAAGCAGGTGGTGGTTACTTAACGCCAGCATCATACGATTACTTAATGCTTGACCGTGTAATGGAAACAGATGTTTCTCAGTTTATCGTCAGTGGTTTCGTTGGTGGTGAGTTCTTAACTCTTCCTTGGAACAACGAAACGGTTAACGGTGTAGTTGGTATAGAATTCCGCAAAGATGAAATTAAATCTAATCCGAATGACGTAGCAGCTGGTGTTGATGGTTCTCAACTATGGGGCTACTTCTCAGATTTAGGTGCTGACGGTTCTCGTAACTTAAAAGAAGCATTTGCTGAATTTGATTTCCCATTAGTTCGTGGTATGACTGCCGTTGAAGAATTAACATTCACAGCATCAGGCCGTATTTCAGATGAGAGCTACTACGATCCAGCGACTACATACAGCTTAAAAGGTGTGTATCGTCCTGTTGAGTGGGTAACGTTACGTGGTACACAAGGTACTTCATACCGTGCACCTAACTTACGTGAGCGTTTCATCAATGGTACAACAGGTTTTAATACTGTAACTGACCCTTGTGTGGTTCCAGATGATGCACGAGTTCAAGATCCTTCGGATCCTTCAGCTCCACCAACATATGATCCAACATTAGATCAACGTGACCCTTCTGTACTAGCAGCTTGTCAAAGTGATGGTGTAGATCCAACTTCATTGGGTATGGGCCAAAATGGCACGCCTGAATTTACAAGCAGCTATAGCGCTGAAGTTGTAACTGGTGGTTCTACGCAAGTAGTGGAAGAAACGTCTACTGCTAAGACATACGGTTTCATTATTGAGCAACCATTTAGCGAAGAATTCGAATTAACGCTATCAATGACGCGTTACGATATCGAAGTTAAAAACTCAATTGCTGAGCCTTCAGCAGCATATAGTGTAAACCAGTGTTACTCTGCAGGTGGTATTACTGCATTCTGTGACCGTATTGACCGTGATAGCGCAGATGGTCGTATTTCTTTAGTTGACCAAAGTTTTATCAACATTGGTTTGATTACGTCTAAAGGTTACGATTACAACATCTACTACAACCAAGACTTCGTGCTAGGTGATGAAAACTTAGGTGTTACGTTAGATGTACAAGCAACTAAAATGACTGAAGCGTTATATGACGTATTAGGTACAGTTGATGATGACTTAGGTGAGCCTGATTATCCAGAATGGCGTGCATTTGCGCGTATGCAGTTTGAATATTCAGACTTCCGTTTCAATTGGGAAACTCGATTCATTGGTAAAGGTCAAGAAGACCAATTTAATGCTGATGGTGATGAGTTGAACCCGTTCTATGAGTTATCAAACGGTTGTACTGGTCTATATAACGACGATGGTTCTAACCTAATGTGTCGTGAGAAAGACTTTACTGAAGACTACTTCGTTCATAACATGAGCGTATCTTGGTCAACAGATAATTATTTACTATCTGTAGGTGTTCGTAACGTATTTAACGAAGCGCCACCGCAAGTAGATCCAAGTGGTTCATTCTCTAACACTAACATTCCATTAGGTGTTGGTTATGATACATATGGTCGTACGCCATACATTAACTTCTCTGCTAGCTTCTAG
- a CDS encoding ammonium transporter, which produces MEQNITNLQFALDTFYFLVCGALVMWMAAGFAMLEAGLVRAKNTAEILTKNVALFAISCTMFMVCGYHIMYGGNDFGFFLSNMGAAEDLSYAKPADFFFQVVFVATAMSIVSGAVAERMKLWAFLAFTVVMTGFIYPMEGSWTWGGQSVFGLFQIKGIEGAGENGIFDFQDFAGSGIVHMAGAAAALAGVLLLGARKGKYTADGKVNAIPGANLPLATLGTFILWMGWFGFNGGSQLIVSTSDDASAVAMIFLNTNAAAAGGAIGALLLAKILFKKADLTMALNGALAGLVAITAEPSTPTALQATIFGAIGGVIVVFSIVGLDKLKIDDPVGAISVHGVVGLFGLLIVPLTNDAASFGMQLLGALTIFVWVFVTSLIVWAILKAVIGIRVSEEEEYEGVDKSDCGLEAYPEFTRS; this is translated from the coding sequence ATGGAACAAAATATAACAAACCTTCAATTTGCACTAGATACGTTTTACTTTCTAGTGTGTGGTGCATTGGTTATGTGGATGGCAGCGGGTTTCGCTATGCTAGAAGCAGGCCTTGTTCGCGCTAAAAACACAGCAGAAATTTTAACTAAAAACGTAGCCTTGTTTGCTATTTCTTGCACCATGTTCATGGTGTGTGGTTACCACATCATGTATGGCGGTAATGATTTTGGCTTCTTCCTATCAAATATGGGCGCGGCAGAAGATTTATCATATGCTAAGCCAGCTGACTTTTTCTTCCAGGTAGTATTTGTTGCAACAGCAATGTCTATTGTTTCTGGTGCGGTTGCTGAGCGTATGAAGCTATGGGCATTTTTAGCCTTTACCGTTGTAATGACTGGTTTTATCTATCCAATGGAAGGTTCTTGGACATGGGGTGGTCAATCTGTTTTCGGTCTATTCCAAATCAAAGGAATTGAAGGTGCAGGGGAAAATGGCATATTTGATTTCCAAGATTTTGCTGGTTCAGGTATCGTACACATGGCAGGTGCTGCGGCAGCATTAGCAGGTGTATTGTTACTTGGTGCTCGTAAAGGCAAATATACTGCTGATGGTAAAGTAAACGCGATTCCTGGCGCAAACTTACCACTAGCAACATTAGGTACATTTATCCTTTGGATGGGTTGGTTCGGTTTTAACGGTGGTTCTCAATTAATCGTTTCAACATCTGACGACGCTTCTGCGGTTGCAATGATCTTTCTAAACACTAACGCGGCAGCAGCAGGTGGCGCAATTGGTGCATTATTGTTAGCTAAAATATTGTTTAAGAAAGCCGACCTTACTATGGCATTAAACGGCGCATTAGCAGGTTTAGTTGCTATTACAGCAGAACCATCTACACCTACAGCATTGCAAGCCACTATCTTTGGCGCAATCGGTGGTGTAATCGTTGTGTTCTCAATTGTCGGTTTAGACAAACTTAAGATTGACGATCCTGTGGGTGCTATCTCTGTTCACGGTGTAGTAGGTCTATTTGGCCTACTTATCGTTCCACTGACAAATGATGCGGCTTCTTTTGGTATGCAATTGTTAGGTGCACTTACTATTTTTGTATGGGTATTTGTTACAAGCTTGATTGTTTGGGCTATCCTGAAAGCTGTTATTGGAATTCGCGTAAGCGAAGAAGAAGAGTACGAAGGTGTTGATAAGTCTGATTGCGGCTTAGAAGCTTACCCAGAGTTTACTCGCAGCTAA
- a CDS encoding glycosyltransferase family 25 protein: MPTPLPIFVINLDRSKSRWQQVTSRLSQLNLEHQRVSAVDGKTLQVEDISQVYSATLNKSLFRYDLTLGEIGCYLSHRHIWQTMVDQQIPYAVILEDDINIQTEFAHVLDMLVQYSDWELVKLGDDRDLPFYQQHSEAPFIWGNYKKIPNCTLAYAISLSAAKKLLSREKFYRPIDIDMQFPTKLSLNVLGLKPYAVSPNLDFDSEIVAINKGKHKGNTSFWRNLKYRIMLAWQRKKYTSGNLNQIKKAT, translated from the coding sequence ATGCCAACGCCCTTACCTATTTTCGTTATCAACCTAGATAGAAGCAAGTCTCGTTGGCAACAAGTAACGTCAAGGCTTTCACAGCTCAACCTTGAGCATCAACGCGTCAGTGCTGTTGATGGCAAAACATTGCAAGTAGAAGATATCAGCCAAGTATACTCGGCTACGTTAAATAAGTCCCTTTTTCGCTATGATTTAACCTTAGGTGAAATCGGCTGCTATTTAAGCCATCGTCATATTTGGCAAACGATGGTTGACCAGCAAATCCCTTACGCCGTTATTTTAGAAGACGATATTAATATTCAAACTGAATTTGCCCACGTTTTAGACATGCTTGTGCAGTATTCTGATTGGGAATTAGTAAAGCTTGGCGATGATAGGGACTTACCTTTTTACCAGCAGCACTCTGAGGCGCCATTTATTTGGGGAAATTATAAGAAAATACCCAACTGTACCTTAGCCTATGCCATTAGCTTGTCAGCAGCAAAGAAATTGTTATCACGAGAGAAGTTCTATCGACCTATTGATATCGATATGCAGTTTCCAACCAAGCTATCGTTAAATGTTTTGGGATTAAAACCTTACGCTGTATCACCCAATCTGGATTTTGATTCAGAGATTGTTGCCATCAACAAAGGCAAGCACAAAGGCAATACCTCGTTTTGGCGAAATCTAAAATATAGAATAATGCTAGCCTGGCAAAGAAAGAAATATACCTCAGGTAATTTGAATCAAATAAAAAAGGCTACCTAA
- the mdh gene encoding malate dehydrogenase, whose translation MKVAVLGAAGGIGQALSLLLKTQLPAGSELSLYDVAPVVPGVAVDLSHIPTAVDVKGFGADDLGAALKDADIVIIPAGMPRKPGMDRADLFNVNAGIVRTLAEGIVANCPNAMVGVITNPVNGTVPIVAEVFKKAGIYNEGRRIFGVTTLDVIRAETFVAENQGFNVADVKVPVIGGHSGTTILPLLSQVEGANFSDEDIAKLTDRIQNAGTEVVNAKAGGGSATLSMGAAAARFCLSLVKGLQGEDVVDYAYVAVDGGDAPYFAHPVRLGKNGVEEILSYGELSAFETKAKEDMLATLNKDIQEGVDFANG comes from the coding sequence ATGAAAGTAGCTGTTCTCGGCGCTGCTGGCGGTATCGGTCAAGCACTATCTTTATTATTAAAAACTCAATTACCTGCTGGTTCTGAGTTATCTTTATACGACGTAGCACCAGTAGTACCAGGTGTTGCTGTAGACCTTAGCCACATCCCAACAGCTGTAGACGTAAAAGGTTTTGGCGCAGATGATTTAGGAGCGGCACTAAAAGATGCTGATATCGTAATCATTCCTGCAGGTATGCCACGTAAGCCGGGTATGGACCGTGCGGACCTTTTCAACGTAAATGCAGGTATTGTTAGAACGTTAGCAGAAGGTATCGTTGCAAACTGTCCAAATGCTATGGTTGGTGTAATCACTAACCCAGTAAACGGTACAGTGCCAATTGTTGCTGAAGTATTTAAAAAAGCGGGTATCTACAATGAAGGTCGCCGCATCTTTGGTGTAACAACACTTGACGTGATTCGTGCTGAAACGTTTGTTGCAGAAAACCAAGGTTTCAATGTTGCTGATGTTAAAGTACCAGTTATTGGTGGTCACTCTGGCACAACAATTTTGCCATTGCTTTCTCAAGTTGAAGGTGCAAACTTTAGCGACGAAGATATTGCTAAGTTAACAGACCGTATCCAAAACGCAGGTACAGAAGTTGTAAATGCAAAAGCGGGTGGTGGTAGTGCTACGCTTTCAATGGGCGCTGCAGCAGCACGTTTTTGTTTATCTTTAGTGAAAGGTCTTCAAGGTGAAGATGTTGTTGACTATGCATATGTTGCAGTTGACGGTGGTGATGCCCCTTACTTCGCACATCCAGTGCGTTTAGGTAAAAATGGTGTTGAAGAAATTCTTTCATATGGCGAGTTAAGCGCTTTTGAAACGAAAGCAAAAGAAGATATGTTAGCTACCTTAAATAAAGACATCCAAGAAGGTGTTGATTTTGCTAACGGATAA
- a CDS encoding Dyp-type peroxidase — protein MAIEQFGICSEPNLHGYYLLFNVMDDRDDEVRAIVASLPEVFDRFGDRFSESNVNCVVAIGASYWDDFFPQARPKGLAPFLGMENEDRIAPAVGYDIYVEVRSDRFDVNHIIASKVCEMFGDSVELVEQTRAFRFLDGRDLTGFVDGTENPQGRHRREVALVKADYDEQFQGGSYLHIQRYRHNLALWGTLKQKQQEDIFARTKMANVEYKSEEKPPTAHIKRVNLKDENGDSIEILRQSMPYGDMKTQGLFFVSYCREPEPFMQMLKAMIYADGHGHFDHMLKYTQAETGAAFFAPSRTLLASL, from the coding sequence ATGGCAATAGAACAATTTGGCATTTGCTCGGAACCAAATCTTCATGGCTATTATTTGTTGTTTAATGTAATGGATGATAGAGACGATGAGGTGAGAGCTATCGTGGCGAGTCTGCCAGAAGTCTTTGATCGTTTCGGCGATCGTTTCTCCGAATCAAATGTAAACTGTGTTGTTGCTATTGGTGCGAGCTACTGGGATGACTTCTTTCCACAAGCTAGGCCGAAAGGGCTAGCACCTTTCTTAGGTATGGAAAACGAAGATAGAATTGCACCGGCTGTTGGGTATGACATTTATGTTGAGGTGCGCAGCGACCGTTTTGATGTAAATCATATTATTGCCTCTAAAGTCTGTGAAATGTTTGGCGATAGTGTCGAACTTGTTGAGCAAACGCGCGCTTTTCGTTTTCTTGATGGCAGAGATTTAACCGGTTTTGTAGATGGCACAGAAAATCCTCAGGGTCGTCATCGCCGAGAAGTGGCGCTTGTTAAAGCCGACTACGATGAACAGTTTCAAGGTGGAAGCTATCTGCATATTCAACGTTACCGCCATAATTTAGCCTTGTGGGGTACGTTAAAGCAGAAACAACAGGAAGACATTTTTGCTCGCACAAAAATGGCAAATGTTGAATACAAATCTGAAGAGAAACCGCCGACAGCACATATCAAACGTGTTAACTTGAAAGATGAAAATGGCGATAGTATTGAAATTTTGAGGCAAAGTATGCCTTATGGTGATATGAAAACTCAGGGGCTATTTTTTGTATCCTACTGTCGTGAACCGGAACCTTTCATGCAGATGTTAAAAGCGATGATTTACGCTGACGGTCATGGCCATTTTGATCACATGCTTAAATACACGCAAGCAGAAACCGGGGCTGCTTTTTTCGCGCCTAGTCGCACCCTGTTAGCTAGTTTATAA
- a CDS encoding alpha/beta hydrolase family protein: MKLTIFSRSALVAMSLLVAPHSIADENALDTVEQFSILPAVRTVTVSPDGKQLAVLRAADKTGNYFIEVRNPYSLLDKPVRLGSSKMKISSVTWLNNKKLGVSFRQILKDGARRYWVNEFAIVDADGKGNWVIPMENKARGFSILDLLPSVENEILVETDINENFIPDVVRLNIETGNFVTVMRGNTKVNGGFIADHDGEVRAASGWNRSKGGIDLFVREKGSTDWKLAYHVSPENREDYDFLGFAKDNPNEIFVRANFGEDKAGIYTYDIKTNKVSDRIFGLENVDAGGAIFDRYGELKGYSYATKQPKRYWIDANEESLYKSLQGLFPKQHVSIRSRSDDDNALVIFTQSANDAGSYYLITNKKKLDKIGEAHPAIDKAKLGDVKYITYKARDGRKVKAYVTIPKGKAPFPAVVLPHGGPWVRDTIIFDEWAQLLASSGYIVIQPNYRGSTGYGLDHWIAGDKNWGLSMQDDLDDAAMFLVNKGLATKDKLAMFGWSYGGYAAFAASMRENNIYQCTVAGAGVSDLNRINATLNDSRFLSILQRPTIEGVSPLAQVEKVNVPILVVHGDIDQRVPVKHSRLFVDELEDYDKDFKYVELKDADHFGDYLFYEHKKEFYGELIDWLDNKCGLSTKA, encoded by the coding sequence ATGAAGTTAACAATCTTTTCACGTTCAGCCCTAGTAGCAATGTCGTTGCTAGTAGCTCCACATTCAATTGCTGATGAAAATGCATTAGATACGGTTGAACAATTCTCCATATTACCTGCTGTAAGAACAGTGACAGTATCTCCAGACGGTAAACAGCTTGCAGTATTAAGAGCCGCCGATAAAACAGGTAATTATTTTATCGAAGTTCGTAACCCTTATAGCTTGTTAGACAAACCTGTCCGCCTTGGCTCTTCTAAAATGAAGATCTCTTCGGTGACTTGGTTAAATAACAAAAAGTTAGGAGTATCATTTAGACAAATTCTAAAAGATGGTGCTCGTCGTTACTGGGTTAACGAATTTGCCATTGTTGATGCTGACGGAAAAGGCAATTGGGTTATCCCAATGGAAAACAAAGCGCGTGGCTTTAGCATTTTAGATTTACTCCCTAGCGTTGAAAATGAAATATTGGTTGAAACTGATATTAACGAAAACTTTATCCCTGATGTTGTGCGTTTGAATATTGAAACGGGCAATTTTGTAACAGTGATGCGCGGTAATACTAAGGTTAATGGTGGCTTTATAGCGGACCACGATGGTGAAGTGAGAGCTGCGTCGGGATGGAATAGAAGTAAAGGTGGTATCGATTTGTTTGTGCGCGAAAAAGGCAGTACAGACTGGAAACTCGCTTATCATGTCAGCCCTGAAAACCGTGAAGATTATGACTTTTTAGGTTTTGCAAAGGATAACCCAAACGAAATATTTGTCCGCGCAAATTTTGGCGAAGATAAAGCTGGCATCTACACCTATGATATTAAAACAAACAAAGTATCTGATCGTATTTTTGGCTTAGAAAATGTTGATGCTGGCGGCGCTATTTTTGATCGTTATGGCGAACTAAAAGGCTATAGTTATGCCACTAAGCAACCAAAACGCTATTGGATTGATGCCAATGAAGAAAGCCTTTATAAGTCACTACAAGGTTTATTCCCTAAGCAGCATGTCAGTATTCGTAGTCGCTCAGACGACGATAATGCGTTGGTGATATTTACTCAGTCGGCAAATGATGCCGGTAGCTATTATTTGATCACAAATAAAAAGAAACTAGATAAAATTGGTGAAGCACACCCTGCCATTGATAAAGCGAAACTAGGTGACGTTAAGTACATTACTTATAAAGCGCGCGATGGCCGTAAAGTAAAAGCTTATGTTACTATCCCTAAGGGTAAGGCTCCATTTCCTGCGGTTGTATTGCCACATGGTGGACCATGGGTAAGAGATACCATCATTTTTGATGAATGGGCTCAATTGTTGGCATCAAGTGGTTATATTGTTATTCAACCCAATTATCGCGGCTCTACAGGTTACGGATTAGATCATTGGATTGCCGGTGATAAAAACTGGGGTTTAAGCATGCAAGATGATTTAGACGATGCCGCGATGTTTCTTGTTAATAAAGGACTAGCAACAAAAGATAAACTGGCAATGTTTGGTTGGTCCTACGGTGGCTATGCTGCTTTCGCTGCCTCAATGCGTGAAAACAACATCTATCAATGTACGGTTGCAGGCGCAGGGGTTAGTGACTTAAACCGCATTAATGCAACATTAAATGACAGTCGTTTTCTGTCGATATTGCAACGTCCCACAATCGAAGGTGTATCTCCTTTAGCGCAGGTTGAAAAAGTGAATGTACCAATTTTAGTTGTGCATGGAGACATAGACCAGCGTGTGCCAGTTAAACATAGCCGTTTGTTCGTTGATGAGTTGGAAGATTACGACAAAGACTTTAAATATGTTGAATTAAAGGATGCTGATCATTTTGGCGATTATCTTTTCTATGAACATAAAAAAGAGTTTTATGGTGAGTTGATTGATTGGTTAGACAACAAATGCGGATTAAGCACTAAAGCTTAA
- a CDS encoding TIGR01777 family oxidoreductase encodes MQILLTGSTGLIGSFLLKRFQQQGHQVFTLDRHRFDDPNRFYWDINSGAWDLPADFTCDVVIHLTGENIAAQRWSDARKKRIIDSRVKSTALLVDIIERMPSPPSLVMSGSAIGFYGNTGTTKVDEHSSPPDEFMSDICQQWEAAISPVKSDTTRLVNLRTGVVLSTHGGALAKMLLPFKLGLGGKVGTGQQYMSVVTLPEYANMIDFLINTKDIEGPVNLVSQQPITNHRFANMLAKALSRPAIFPLPAFVAKIMLGEMAEELLLASNRVVPTKLIEHEFSFDKLPMEKQIEMLIRQKL; translated from the coding sequence GTGCAAATATTACTCACTGGCAGTACTGGCTTAATTGGCAGTTTTCTACTTAAACGTTTTCAACAACAAGGGCATCAGGTGTTCACCTTGGACCGCCATCGTTTTGACGATCCCAATCGATTTTACTGGGATATTAATTCTGGCGCTTGGGACCTTCCTGCTGATTTTACCTGCGATGTTGTAATTCATCTAACCGGTGAAAATATTGCTGCTCAGCGTTGGAGCGATGCGCGAAAGAAACGGATTATCGATAGCCGCGTAAAAAGTACAGCCTTACTTGTTGATATTATTGAACGAATGCCATCACCACCAAGTCTGGTTATGTCCGGCAGTGCCATTGGGTTTTATGGTAATACCGGAACGACAAAGGTCGACGAGCATTCATCGCCACCTGATGAGTTTATGTCGGATATATGTCAGCAATGGGAAGCAGCTATTTCGCCAGTTAAATCAGATACCACTCGTTTGGTTAATCTGAGAACTGGCGTGGTGTTATCAACCCATGGAGGCGCTTTGGCCAAAATGTTGTTACCTTTTAAGCTTGGGTTAGGAGGGAAAGTGGGCACAGGGCAGCAGTATATGAGTGTGGTAACACTGCCTGAATATGCCAATATGATCGATTTTCTTATTAACACTAAGGATATCGAAGGACCGGTCAATCTTGTCTCACAACAGCCTATAACTAATCATCGATTCGCTAATATGTTAGCTAAAGCCCTTTCACGGCCGGCTATATTTCCATTGCCAGCGTTTGTGGCCAAAATCATGTTGGGTGAAATGGCTGAAGAGTTATTATTGGCGAGTAACCGTGTAGTGCCAACAAAGCTTATTGAGCATGAGTTTTCGTTCGATAAGTTGCCGATGGAGAAACAAATAGAGATGCTTATTAGACAAAAGCTTTAG
- the argR gene encoding transcriptional regulator ArgR, which produces MTAQQKQEALVQAFKDLLKQEQFGSQGDIVNALKSQGFENISQSKVSRMLSKYGAVRTRNARQEMVYCLPAELGVPTAKSPLRQLVLDIEHNEVMIIIRTSPGAAQLIARLLDSLSKSDGVLGTIAGDDTIFIAPTKVSEIDETIAQLESLFSKNLD; this is translated from the coding sequence ATGACGGCTCAACAAAAACAAGAAGCACTAGTACAAGCGTTCAAAGATTTGTTAAAACAAGAACAGTTTGGTTCACAAGGCGACATCGTCAATGCGTTAAAATCTCAAGGCTTTGAAAACATTAGTCAGTCAAAAGTTTCTCGCATGTTAAGCAAATATGGCGCCGTTAGAACACGTAATGCTCGTCAAGAAATGGTCTATTGTTTACCTGCTGAATTAGGAGTTCCTACCGCAAAAAGTCCGCTACGCCAGCTGGTGCTCGATATCGAGCATAATGAAGTGATGATTATTATTAGAACAAGTCCTGGTGCAGCGCAGCTAATCGCTCGTTTGCTAGATAGTTTGAGTAAAAGCGACGGCGTTCTAGGTACCATTGCTGGGGATGATACGATTTTCATTGCCCCAACAAAAGTGTCAGAAATTGACGAAACCATTGCTCAGCTAGAATCGCTGTTTTCAAAAAACTTAGACTAG